The window aatgatttttttcatgtggGTTTGGGAAAcaatatacatactttttttttcatcccCAGTGAAGAATTTGCATAAAGacataataaacttaaaaaaaatctacttctAAATATTCATACATGttaagagaatggctaaaaatgtttttgtagtcACCTGAATAAAAAAGCAATAGCTAAATGGACAAATCATTTTAGATATTCTAAATGCTATAAGAACTGAGCtgcttctgctttttaaaaattggaaacaggaatactgttttaatatactaaaaacatTAATGTATGAAATGTGTGTTGTGAAACACAGTGTTTACCATTTTAACAGACTCAGAATGAAGACCACAGAAACCAGAGCAACCAAGTCCTGGGTAAAAGATTCCATGCTGGAGTGACCGGGCTGAGTCAGAACCACATTTACTAGTTTCTCAGTGTTTACTGCTAGTCGTCCTCTTTGTGGTATAttggtttgaaaatattaactGTAGCATGTTCGGTATATTCACCCAAAGGCCATatgtcagaaaattaaaaatgcaaacctCATTAAAAATAAGCAAGGCACATTAAGCAACAGCTTCAAATCAGAATAAAGATTGCACTTACATTTTTCATGTCCATAGAATATACCCAAAACACTTCTTGTATCTACAAACTTGCCCAAGATATGCAAATTAtagtataacatttttaaaaagacactggACAACAAAGTGCAAAACATCTGAGAAAAACTTATGTTAGAAATAATATGCATACTGATTCCTGCAACGACAGGGGGTCTGCATTGCTGACAcagtatatatttctatttcttttggtcCAACAGAACCACTCTCCTGCTGTTTGGTGTCTTCAACCATTGGATTGTTGTTGCAGCTAACAGGAAACTGTCCACTCCCACCTGTTACAACAGCAAACTCCCTATCAACGTGCATTTTGTCAGCATCGTCTTCTGTGTCGCCATTCGTGAGTGGCACGGCAGAATCCAAGCTTTGAGCTGCACAGAAAACAAAGACTATTTCAGATTCCTTTGTCTGTAACAAGATAAGTGTTCAGACACACAGTTTACATTATTTTGTGTGAGCACTGAACACTTTAAACAATCACATAAAAAAAATCGACAGGTCACTAATGAGCTTAAGCACACAACTGAAAAACTTTTCCACAATCAAAAAAATTTCTTGACATGTGCAGATTTTAAGGTCATGGAATTTCAGATGCCTATTATAGATTTACTTGATGgcaaaaattctaattttctggACATTTAGAAGACATGAAGTGGTTATATAACCTGGAAACAATTCTAAACTCCATTTTCAAattcagcagattttttttttaatactaagaCAATTCTTAAATTTACATACAATTAAAACAAtcctgattgaaaaaaaaaatccactatttccattaacaaaaaaataatgtaaaggCTAAGAGACTCAAGACTAGTCTGTCAGCACTGTCCCAGAGTGGCATTTGATCTGAGcaccaaaatacagtaaaataattacaccaaaataCAGAAAGCGTTAGAAATGTGAAGCTAAAGCTACACGGGCACTTCACTTCCAAGATGACCATTCTCTGTACCGTGGAGATGCGAATGCCCCATGTCATACCCACGCTGCACAAGCACCTCCGCCTCCAAATCCTAGCAAGACTCACTTCTTACAACAAGCAGCTCCATGTGTCTGAACGGCTTCTCGTGTTTAAGAATGTTTTTACCAAAAAGGATTCTAACAAATCACTGTTACACCTTGCTTTATTCATTTACCATGGCAGAAATGTCCTATCAGTTAATTTCAAAACAATCTTTCCTCTGCCCTATGGCTGTATTACGATTCGCCTAACCAAATTCCCTGCAGCTGTCTGGGctgcttcccttttccttcctatcATGAATACCACAATTAACATACTCACAAAtgcatttttgtgtgtatttctgGTTAACTCAGATACTTAGAATTATTTCTGGGCCAAAGAATATACACCACAAATAGCAACTTTCAGTGCTAAATACCTCTttcatataaacatttaaaaatagggaGAATGGAGCTTTGCAGCTTGAATTAGCTCTAGTTTTAGAGGCCCGCGAGTCATTTTTGATTATACTGTATATATGATATCTGGATTATTCTACAAAGATGCTAATGTACAGAATGAGAAACCCGATTTCTGAAATTAGTATGtgggagagaaacagaacagtGTGATTTGTGTAGTTGCGGGGATGGGGGGTAGTCAGAAGTCTGATTAGGTAGGAGGCCAAAAGCATTCTTCAAATACAAGTGCTTTAAGACCAGAGGCATTCAATGGTGGATTTTAGTCTTATCCAttcaaagctttaaaaaatcttccaCGGGCCAGGCTCCACTTTCACTATGACTCAGGCATGCACTTTTAAGAGATCAGTGTGTAAGCAGGGCATcttttgaaaaaaagagagaaaaaaaaaaagggctgggcatggtggctcatgcctgtaatcccagcactttgggaggccgaggcgggtggatcacgaggtcaagagatcgagaccgtcctggccaacatgctgaataaatactactaaaaatacaaacattagccaggcgtggtggcgagtgcctgtagtcccagctactggggaggctgaggcaggagaatcactagaacccaggaggcggaggttgcattgaacagagattgcgccactgcactccagcctggtgacagagactccatctaaaaaaaaagaaaaaaaagaaagaaagaaaaagaaaaaagaatgggagGGGGGGTGGTGGAAGAGCAGATCCCCCAAGTGTGCCAAAGTCGTCTCAACCTCCAGGAGCCTTCATGGCACGCAGACACAGAGAACCTGCAGCCAAGAGCAGGTCAGCGTTTGCTCCTCCCACAGGCTGCAATCCTGCAAAGCCACACACAAACACGGTTTGTACAAAAGAGTGGACTTTGATGGGAATACAATGCAGACAGCttaaaatacctacacactcaatTGGCGTTCAGATGCCAATGTTCCCCGGATAAAGTGGCAACTAGGGGTTACCTGCAATTTCACACCTCTGAAAAGCAGGTTAGAAAACCGCAACAGAGAAGAGCTTCACGAAAGCTGGGGTGTTTGTCTTCTCCTTCACTAGGCCCAGTACCTAGAATAGTACTCACATCAGCAGATGAAGCCCACCCACTAGCCaggagaaacaaaaacacaaggtaaacaaaaacaaatgatcaGTAGCTGGCATAGCCTGTAATACAACCTGAGGAATCACAACCATCCAGGCAGGCCTGGCCATGCGAGGTGCAGGGCATGCACCCTGAAGGCAGAGGTGCCACTAGGGGGCCGGAAGAGCCGTGTTAAGGGCAGCCCAGGGAAGAGGCAGCGGGAAACACACTAGTCTCCCAGCAACAATTAATCCTGTAACTATAAGGCTCACAGTGACCAGGGACCTCTCAGAAACTGCTCCATTGAGTAGATGCATCTTTTGTTAATGCAGATGGTTTCTCTAATAAAGCAGGATAAGAATGAAAGGCTTCCATATTTTACCAATCAAGAGTCTATTGTGGGAATCATTCCAACAGAACCTTAGAATTTCATTCCATCTCCATAGATACGGCCTCTCTATACGGTGTAGTTCCCACAACCAGCTGTCACAGAGCCTTGGATAATGCTGTTTCACGAGTGCCGCCTTCTTCATTCCTAGTAGCTATACATAAGTTCTTAATTGGCTGGTAGAGATATTAAGCCTGCAAttatttatctcttttaattATGTTGTAAGCCATGAAATTAAAACTGGCCTCTCAAAATTTTAAGAACATTGGATTTGGACCTGTAAGACCCTACCACCTGTGGCATTTTCTCCCACAGCTGTTGCCATTGCTGAAGGAATCATTTAATTACACCTTGCATTTGAGAAGGGTGGCCTGTACAGACATTTCAGAAAAACATGTCTTCCAAGGTCACCAGTTCACTCAGTTTGGGAAAGGAAGCACTATCCTTTCCTATCTTCCTATTGACTCTTAAAGTTACACAATGATTGAATGCTTCTGAAAATGTTAGTATGACCACTTTTTTCAAAGGATCTTCACCTGCTGACTGTAAAAGCAGGTGTGTCAGGTGTCTGTTGGGAAGACAGGCTTCTAGTACACCTGAGACACAACGTTCAGGATGGAAACCTATCTAGGACTAGCTCAAAACCTCCAGCCTCCCTGCTCAGAGATACAGCCACACCCAGGTGTGGTCACTGCCTGCCCTCCTAAGTGAGAACTAGAGCCAGTAGAGCACGCCTCTGGCTGAGAAACCCACATTCCTGACTCTGGGGGACACGTAGAGATGCTCCACTTGCGGCTGATGCCCAGGGCAACTAAACGGTCTGCATTTGTATTTTCATCTGAAATTTGGGGGTTGCACAAAACCCCTAAAGCCAGTTCCCAGTAACTCTGTAACTATATGAGCTATTCAGGATCAAGCAGCTTGAAACCATGAAAAAAGTCTTAGTTTCAAGTCCGGGAAGGTCTGCTGCATTACAGAAGTAATGCAATTGGACACCAAGGTCGTGCCACTACAGAGGCTTATGGGAGTGCTGACCAGGTGGAGTGAAGACACTCCAGTGCACCACTCATACTGACGCACAGGAAAACAGGACTGTAATTGCCAGGCATGCCTGCAGATACATGTAAGGCTTAGGAAAAATGCCTGATCACAACTTTAATCTTTacataaaaaaccaaaaagcacTCTATAAACAGTCATACTTTGGGATATAAAGTGCTCCAATCAGCCAGCAGGACATTACTCCCAAGACCCAAGCCATACTGGTTATATtccccaagactaaatcaggagaCATTTTACAAGTCAGAAACTGCCAAGTAGTTTCACCCAATGAACTCAGGTGAAGCTTGAGATCCTGACCTAGATTAGTAATCTACCTTTTACTGTGCCTCTAGGTGCTGTGTGGAAGGGTCCCAGGTGTTGACCCATAACCCCTGAGAGGTGGCCAAATGGCCCAGGACCCCTCCCGCCTGTGGCCTTTCCACTGAACTGAGTGCATCCTGCTGCTGCTTCCACTGGGGAAGCCTCCATGTCCTCTCATTAAGGCAGCAAGGAAAGacactctgccttcctggtttCCCACCAGCCATTACCTGGAACTATTCTTTGTTCTGCTGTAGAGCACATTTTACTCAACTTTTTAAGGTCCTGTTAAAAccaaattgtttttctattacGAGGTGACCTTTCGCGGGACCCGCCAGGGCCCAGATTCCAGCAGTGCAGAGGGTTGGGATGACTCCAGGCAGCAGGAAGCAGCAGCGACAAAGGACAGACAAGGGCACTGAGTGATCTGGAAAGACCGGGGGGGGGACTGGGGGTTTGGCTCAAATAATACAAAAGCGGCTTGTGATCAAGTGTGCCAGTCTTGGTTTTGCTTCCCACTGGAGTGTCCACAACTGTGCTGAGGACAACTCAGGCCCATGAGGTTTGCTCAAATGGAGACTTTTAACAGTGGAAAACGCAGACACTGTCTGGACTGGAAGTGTAATTCAGACTGTATTTCAAGACGTCACATCTTCAGGGatcaagaaaaaacaatcacTCCTTATTTGAACACAATTAGGTAGGTGTGTTCTATCATCCTGGccacatttttataaacaaatataCTGCAAATCTGAAAACAGTAAGGACGTCAGGAGTTAAAGTGCTATAATATGTAACTAAACTAGAAGGAACTAAATTACAAATTTACTCCTGGGAGGCATTTTATTTCCTCTCAAGTTTCAAGCAATAAACATCTATCATTTAACAAACCAGCTGGTCATATCTGCCCTCCTTTACCAAGTCTTTAACCCTGCTCGACACGAACAGCTAAGGACAAAAGGCAGAGATCCTTTATCCGGGTTAAATCCACTCTGGGAAAGTGTTAAAACTTTCCACCAGTAATTCTACCTTTAAATCATCATGTTGTAGATACTTTTTTCTGTAAGGTGTTTTTATATTCAATACCTTCACAGTATGAATGAGATTCTAAGATCAGTAATATGCCTATGTGATTAAAACCGAGCTGTGAAGTCAGTTTGACGCTTGAGATCTGCTGTCACCACAGCCTACTTCTGGGGCAAATGTCCCAATTGTGAAATTGAAGTTATTGGGTCAGTTTTTAAACTCACTGTGTTCCCCTGCTTCTTCCCCACGACTCTAGAGCTCCATCCAAAACAATTATCAATCAGCAAAATCAAGTTTTCACTCATGGAAGGGACTGGCATTGTTTTCTAACCAAGATCATTGAAAAACTTGACCACAGTTTCCAAGgagtacatataaaaataattgtattggGTTATTCCTGAAGATTAACCAAGAACGCTAGCAAACCTCAACTGAGTTTTATACAGTGGTGCAGCTGGAGTCCTGAAGCCCATGCATCATACCATCAGAGCAAATGattgataaaaacaaacaaaaaaaaatttaaagatacttCCTTGCACCatctaaaatgaacaaaatccAACACTGAGGAAAGTATTATCCCAAGATACTTTCCATCAAAACAGACTGCTTAAGTAACTGTGCATTTTATTTCACCCTCCAGAGTTCATGTCCACACCTATTATGTCTTATGTTCTGACTAAACTGCATTTGATACAGATGCAAATAATTTCATGAAAGTATGACTTCTTGTAGCATAACTTCCTTCCAAGACAGTTAATATTCAAGCAATACAAAAGGCCAAGTCTTTCTTCTTCACTTAAGATCTTTTACATCAACAGCTTCCAAAAGAAAATTCCTCCAATTTAAAATACTTGAAAGTAGTTTACTAAAAGCAGACACTACTTTTTGTGGGGAAGAATGGTTAACATTCAGACTCAGGATTCCAAAGtgttttggctttttcttttttaaagggtgaattttacAGGGATCTCCTTAAGAGGTGACTTAGCCAGAAAACTTTCTGGAAGTAATTACTTTTGTAAATATAAATTCCACACTAAAAGCATCAATATTTGTAACTCTTAAAATTCTAGGAAAACAGAACGCACTAAGTTTTATTGGTAAGATACAAGTTATGCAGCCAAGATATTATCCCTGGCACCTGtaactttttttgcttttaaagccaaacaaaacaaaaaacccagcttaaactcttctaaatatttttatatgtgaagttactcaaagtattttatatacatgtgttaaatgaggaaaaaagaatttatcatttcttttactCTGGCATGAGAACCAAAAacctaataaaataattcagattaAGCAAAActtaaaacacacatttaaacaaaatcaaaacaagatgCCAGAAATTACAACGAAAACTAAAGCAACATATCTTTAATTCAAAACTAAAAAACTGGTCAgttaatatggaaataattatatatctattGAAACCAAGAACAATTTCATGTAGAACATTCAGGTaactggcagaaaaaaaaatcctgttttaaTGACCAAGAATGACTCCCAATACCCGACGACATCACTTTcagtatataatggtaaaaggggGGCAAAAAAATCACCTTTTCCCACAGGGAAGAGAGTGGTGGGAGTGTAGGTGAGCTAAAGATGCCCGTCtatgctcacacacacaaaaaataaacacactcTTGTGACGAGTGTGGCAAATCTAAGGACTGTCAACTACATAAAAGACAGAACCATCAGAAGTTCCAGGAAATTAGTAAAGTCATGGTCAGTATACAAATTAGGAAAACCAGGGATGAGCAGCTTTGAAGTAATGTGCATCTTGGCTGAAATATTTCAACTGTGATAATCACAGAAACATCAGTCATGTACTGTGTACCTGCAACAGTGGCTCAACCTGTTAGGTCTACGTATTACCTGCAACACTTAAGCAGAAGTGCCGGCTCCAACCATATTTTGTCTAAATTAGCACCCTCGGGCTTGGGACCAGGAATGTATAGTTTGGGAAGGCTGCATGGTGAGTTTAATATGTGCAAAATGTGAACTTCTAATCACTGGTCAACCAAAACAAATCCTCCttctaaaggaagaaaataaaacctcCGAAAGTCAGCAGGACTCTTTAAACCAAATTTATGTAGTTAACGAGGATTAGGAAACAAGGAATCCTCAGAAATGCTTTTCAGGGTAATTAAGCAATGTGGTATTGGCCAATTCAACTGACCTTAGAAACTCTGAGACTAGTTTTACGAACTCTTCTAGGTGCATTTTGAGTCCAATTAGCATGTTAAgtgatctctttttaaaaatactaaacaaTTTAAGATTTATCagcaataagagaaaataaagcataGATCATTTTTCAAGGACATTTAGACTATACAGTGACATATAGGGACAGACATGTACAATTTGTGCATGAGGCCACTCTACAATACTAACCAGGCTTTAATTAAAGGAAATgacaaaggatttttttaaaaagtggatgcTCTTAAAAAGGCGTTGAAActacattagaaaaaatatattaaaacatggTACAAATAAATGACAATGCTGAATACATCACCATTAAAAAAGACCATTTTGAATTTTATACAGATCTTCATGTCATGCTTATGATTTTAGCATCTTTCCAGAAATGCTTAACTCATAAAAATCTTGAATTTGATAAAACTGTTAAGTTCATACATTACTATAAAAAGTCTTATCACAGGAATTTTTATGGTGACAAGATATAAACAGTTGTGAAGTACATAATACTGACATTTTATCAACTTTATAGGGAAAAAATGTTTCACTTGGACACACTCATTAAATAAGGTAGAAAAGATGATGTTGGTTCATGAAATTTAAAGTTAACCAAAATCTCTAGATTTTTAAGTGATTAACTGATAGTCACTCAGTTTTCCTTATGCTATAACTtgcacggttttttttttttttttaaactaacggGCAAAACTTTGTGCTTATACTCAGCAAATCTGAGCTCATAGTCTGCTTTACACTCCCACCTCTCCCCCTAAGTTCACTAAATATGCCTGCCAAGCTATCACATTTACCttattaagacttttttttttttttttttttttaatagagacaaggtctcactatgttgcccaggttggtctcgaactcctgagctcaagtaatcctcctgcctcagcctcccaaagtgctgggattacaggtatgagccatgacAACTGGCCTAAGACatcttatatatagatatagatgattTTCCTATAGGAAAGGGAGATGTTTTCAACTTCAAGAGTGATTGGCTGACTCTGCTTATTTGCAAACTCAAacctaccttaaaaaaaaaacaaaaaaaaaacaaaacaaaaaacccaaaaaaccggctaggcacagtggctcatgcctgtaatcccagcactttgggaggccgaggcaggtggcttactggaggccaggagttcaagaccagcctggccaacatggtgaagccccttctctactaaaaatacaaattagcccagtgtgatagcatgcacctgtaatcccagctacttgggaggctgagacaggagaattgctttaacttgggagctggaggtggcagtgagccgagatcacagcattgtgctccagcctgggtgacagagcaaaaaaaaaaaaaaaaaaaaaaaaaaaaaaaaaaaaaaaaaggtgggagaATACTTACAATGAAAATAACTTACCTTAGGGACTTAAATCCTCAAGATCACATTATACACCAGATCTTGCTGTGATAAGTCAACACACATGTGAGGTACAGAGACCGCTGAGGTCAAATCATAGTACAGAAATAGTACAGAAAACATTCACCTTCCCGAATGTGAAAATGTTTTACTGCCAGACCATCAGCAATTTTTATAAGCCCAGGAACATTTACaagaagcaaattaaaaaaaaaaaaaaattcaggcacaGTGGCAGATTTTCTTTAATAGACATATTTCAAACAgatacaacaaattaaaaaatctaattcACGGGAGGTAAACATGGGTGCTCAAAAAGTTCCACATAGACATTTACACTTGGGCCATCAGTATTTCCCTCACATTCCCTTTTGTTAAGTGTCCCATCTTCGCAGTGGCAGTACAGGAGAAATCTCCACCGTCACCGCACAATCCACCAGGCGCATTACCACCTGAAGTGAAGGTCTCATCTCGAAGGTgcgctcagccataaaaagaaaacatattacagaaaggaaaaataagtgtGCTCTTCCCACCCACAAAGCGGTCTCACCTTCAGTTCTAGCTTTCTTTACTCCAAAGGCTTCTGAGTCTTCCAAGCATCTCTTTCGATTTGTTCCCACACTAATATGATTAGGAAATACATTCTGATGACCCCCATTTAAGATGCCATTGTTATAGAAATGGTTCAGATGACAATTCTGGAGGTTCAAGAGAAACTGGGCACACTCTTGGAAACCCTGGGTTTGTGCAATGTCTGCTGCTGTCAGGCCACTGGCATTTCTCAGGCTGTACAACACAAAAACACTGAATTACACCCCATCCGCGTGCTAACCTGGTCTCTGCTCCTGCTGAACTGACTAGCTATCTCTGAAGGTGGTATGAAAGAGTAAACAAATTCATAGCAAATCTTCATTAAAGAAGTAGTTAATCAATCTAGCTCTGTAACTAACTTCTCTTATATACATTTGATTTCTAAGCAAGATTTGGGAGATAAACTAAATATGCTAAACTTCTAAAAAAGGCATCTTCCTATTTAACTTCTCAAAATCATGTTTTATGTTAGTCTGAAGAATCTAAATTTATGCTAACTTCAGACTTGAAACTGAATTCTATATTATATGCACTTAATTTTAATACCCATTCCTTTAGCGTGaataaaatcataacaaacaacATGTACTGAGATTGTCCATGGCATTCATAACTGTCTTCCTAAAAACAAAGCAATGGCTCACCAACGAGCCAGCCTTCATGCTTACATGTGACACTGTAAGTGGAAGTTTAGAAGGATGTCCTGACATTAAAAAGTAGCCTATCATCAGATTCCAGAGCTGAACAGCTGTGTTTTTCTGTCGGATTTTGATTGTTTTGGCCTTGCTTGGAAAAACCTGCAGGAGTATTGTATTTTTGGCATTGTAGAGCATTTGAGTAGTTGGTTCCTTTAAAAAGGCTTTGAATACTGTCCTAAAAACTCATCCCTACCACTCACAAGAACCAAAGTTTTACCTGGCTAATAGTACTAAAAAGGAAAGGTCTGAGACCTCTACAGTAGCTAAAACTCAGATTCAAGTAGGAAGTGATGGCAGAGTAAGTGAAAGAGCTGAATAAAATAGAGTAAGTTGAACTTGTAAACCTTTAGACACTGAATTAAAACTGAGGGATCAAAAGTAACTCCATGTTGAAGTTCCCCTGGAAGACAAGAATGTACACTGCTCTGTGAAATAAACCTGTAAAAAAGCAGACATCCTGTTAGCTGCAGGTTGATAAACAAACG of the Pan paniscus chromosome 14, NHGRI_mPanPan1-v2.0_pri, whole genome shotgun sequence genome contains:
- the ANKRD10 gene encoding ankyrin repeat domain-containing protein 10 isoform X2, whose product is MSAAGAGAGVEAGFSSEELLSLRFPLHRACRDGDLATLCSLLQQTPHAHLASEDSFYGWTPVHWAAHFGKLECLVQLVRAGATLNVSTTRYAQTPAHIAAFGGHPQCLVWLIQAGANINKPDCEGETPIHKAARSGSLECISALVANGAHVDLRNASGLTAADIAQTQGFQECAQFLLNLQNCHLNHFYNNGILNGGHQNVFPNHISVGTNRKRCLEDSEAFGVKKARTEAQSLDSAVPLTNGDTEDDADKMHVDREFAVVTGGSGQFPVSCNNNPMVEDTKQQESGSVGPKEIEIYTVSAMQTPCRCRNQYEKQ